A segment of the Clostridia bacterium genome:
TGCTTCCTCAAGCGCCTTTCTGATCTGCCTGATCTTCCTCGCCACCTCTCCCGAATCCCCGAAGCGCCTTACCGCCTCCGGGTGGGGCAAAACAAAATCCGCCCGGTCTCCCAGAGCGGATTTGACGGTCTGGCCCAACGCCACTATGATTTGCGGGCTGGCTTTATTCAGCTCTTCTTCCAGCCAACTGCGCCATTCCTCGATTTCCCCTGCAGTCGGTTCGCGCACGCGACCTTGGTCATCGGTAAGATACACCGGCACGGCGTTGGTCAAGAAAACCTCCCGGCGGTCTAGCCCAAGAGGCTTAAGATAAAGCTCGTTCAAAGTCTCACCGGAGGGGCCTACGAACGGTTTGCCACGGGCCGCCTCGACCGGGCCGGGGGAAGCGCCAACAAAAGCAATCTTGGCTCCTTTCGGCCCGGCGCTCGGGATGATTTCCTGCGCCGCCTTCTGAAGCACCTGGCCGCGCTTGGCTACGTCAATGGCTTGGGCGGCAGTATACGGCTCCTTGCGGGTGGCATCTACATCCACCACGCGGGCACCGAGCCAGGCAAGCTCTTTCTTATCCTCATCTGGGATAAGCTCCAGGACCTCGCATGTGATGATGTCACCAATCTTGGCCCTGATGTTCGTGGAGAAGGTCTTGCCTAGGTCAATATACTCATTACCATCTACCTTGCGGGTATTGCGCCACTCCATGCCTACGCTCGGCAGGAGGCCGCCCCAGTAGTTGTAATCACCTGCCTTGGTACGCTGGACGTCAAGGACGATAACCTTAAGCTCAATCACGCGCTTAAGTTTGAACCATTCGTCAGTTGCCCCACCAGTCTCATATGTCCCCGCAACGGACTTCGCCACGAGGCCCTCCGAACGGTCCTGGGCGAACGCCCACCGGGCCGCAACCTTCGCCTGCTGGGCCGACTTGCACCACCGTAGCGGAGAGAGAACCAAGGGTATCTGGAGTTTGATCGATTCCAGTACCTCACGCCGCTCGCGGAACGCCTTGCCGCCCAAGTCCTCGCCCCAGTAGAGCACGTCAAACACGGTCAGGACGGGCTCCTCTCCCTCGGCGAACTCGGGTTTCTCCGCATTGAACTTCATCAGGTCGGGCCGGGCCACCCGCTTCCCGTCTCGAAGCATCCCGAGATCGCAGTCGAGGATGAAATCCTTGTCCAGTTTCTCCAGGGTTGCCTTGACGGCCGGGAACTTGTGGAGTTGGTCCTTGCCATATTGGCCCTCAAACCACAGCCGCAATTGGTTGCCTTTACGCTCAGCTATGCAGCGGAACCCGTTGTGCTTCGGTTCTATGGCAATGGGCCACCGATTCTTAGCCCATTCCAACAGCTCGTCTATCGTATAGGCCTCCGTATATCCCGCCATGCTTGGCTTTGGTGGCGTGAACTTCTCGAACGGCACCAGTACCGCTTTGCTCACCGTTTCCGGTTTGCGAAGGACACCGCGCACATAAACCAAATCTCCATTCTCGACCTCTTCCAACTTCTCAATCTCAAACTTGGGCCTGCCTTCTAGCAAATCATCCTGAGTCCAAAAAACGAAGCTGGATTTATTCCAGAAGCTTTTATGACCTGGGTGGTTGAAAGCTCCCTCGCCTTTTGTGCTCGGCACTTCGAAGACAAGCCTGCCGCCGGGCTTGAGCACCCGGTGGATTTCGGCCATTATCTTCTCCTTGTCGGCCAAGTGCTCCAGAACATGGTTCGCCCGGATCTCATCAGCGCTGTTATCAGGATATGGGATACCTTGCTCCAAGTCGTAGACAACATCCACCTGCGGGCCAGGCTCTTTATCGATGCCCA
Coding sequences within it:
- a CDS encoding methyltransferase domain-containing protein; protein product: MPSKEYLETLLEKAKQYLPDWLMRDLHRATMPVAGGKARWREPEEPSFLEKMALSEMRPDKLKEAPDEEVRQAWLRLHQWYSNAKKRGDAVEPVVNAAVWVMEEFDRRGFDYDESSELVQEAKKLRDVKKAQSLEAKLAQLPQEVVVVPNFVCVVGSAATGKENPGDIDVLFRAHRDESGENFLIQADNVWLPVRKVLDPEKKGGLHFIDSPQGSHADYIPCYSLVLRREGLKRQVVKGAGDPLEDWEYLLHHMHEPDDEAHHCVLVDHLGNKYRIEHLDHGGEIYHVLAGLERGQEVLWSEEEARKAGLRVPCAGRQLKDVEKADALRAFRLDLGCGDAKPEGYVGIDKEPGPQVDVVYDLEQGIPYPDNSADEIRANHVLEHLADKEKIMAEIHRVLKPGGRLVFEVPSTKGEGAFNHPGHKSFWNKSSFVFWTQDDLLEGRPKFEIEKLEEVENGDLVYVRGVLRKPETVSKAVLVPFEKFTPPKPSMAGYTEAYTIDELLEWAKNRWPIAIEPKHNGFRCIAERKGNQLRLWFEGQYGKDQLHKFPAVKATLEKLDKDFILDCDLGMLRDGKRVARPDLMKFNAEKPEFAEGEEPVLTVFDVLYWGEDLGGKAFRERREVLESIKLQIPLVLSPLRWCKSAQQAKVAARWAFAQDRSEGLVAKSVAGTYETGGATDEWFKLKRVIELKVIVLDVQRTKAGDYNYWGGLLPSVGMEWRNTRKVDGNEYIDLGKTFSTNIRAKIGDIITCEVLELIPDEDKKELAWLGARVVDVDATRKEPYTAAQAIDVAKRGQVLQKAAQEIIPSAGPKGAKIAFVGASPGPVEAARGKPFVGPSGETLNELYLKPLGLDRREVFLTNAVPVYLTDDQGRVREPTAGEIEEWRSWLEEELNKASPQIIVALGQTVKSALGDRADFVLPHPEAVRRFGDSGEVARKIRQIRKALEEA